The following are encoded in a window of Arthrobacter woluwensis genomic DNA:
- a CDS encoding acyl carrier protein — translation MPAQTLSAEELVDLINEHISELGGRATPTAAFTDIEVDSLICVELVVFLGQRYHVDLEEYEIASAENFTALAELLSERMAGGGARV, via the coding sequence ATGCCCGCCCAGACCCTCTCCGCAGAAGAACTCGTCGATCTGATCAATGAGCACATTTCCGAGCTCGGCGGCCGTGCCACCCCCACGGCAGCATTCACCGATATCGAAGTCGACTCGCTCATCTGCGTCGAGCTGGTCGTGTTCCTCGGCCAGCGCTACCATGTCGACCTCGAAGAATATGAAATCGCGTCCGCCGAGAATTTCACTGCCCTGGCGGAACTCCTCTCCGAGCGCATGGCCGGGGGAGGAGCCCGGGTTTGA
- a CDS encoding beta-ketoacyl-ACP synthase 3: protein MPESSTHRSIPVLCGLGAALPARKITNHEIHQDHGLEPSWIEARTGIRTRHRVDAGTTTSDLATEAARQALASAGRLEVDLVIVATTTPDCPVPATAPKVARQLGHTHAAAFDINAVCSGFVYALAQGAAAIAAGQARTALVIGADVFSSLLDPEDAVNHAIFGDGAGAVVLKAGTPEERGQIVASRLRADGQGEQKIWVPNSGTDSPYFRMDGRDVFKEAVKKMTEVSQQTAVEAAWNLAEVDWLVPHQANQRILNQVALALGVNNRSVITHLDEVGNTSAASIPLAMARHHERFASGDKLLLTAFGGGYTWGAVALTWPEGLHVPSIAHITAAKDD from the coding sequence ATGCCCGAATCCTCCACTCATCGCTCTATCCCCGTGCTCTGCGGCCTCGGCGCCGCCCTGCCTGCCCGCAAGATCACCAACCACGAAATCCACCAGGATCACGGACTGGAACCATCCTGGATCGAGGCCCGGACCGGGATCCGTACCCGCCACCGCGTCGATGCGGGAACCACCACCAGCGATCTGGCCACCGAGGCCGCACGCCAGGCTCTCGCGTCCGCCGGCCGGCTCGAGGTCGACCTCGTCATCGTCGCCACCACCACGCCCGACTGCCCGGTACCTGCAACAGCACCCAAAGTCGCACGGCAGCTCGGCCACACCCACGCTGCGGCCTTCGACATCAACGCCGTATGCAGCGGATTCGTCTATGCCCTCGCCCAGGGGGCGGCCGCCATTGCTGCTGGTCAGGCCCGCACCGCTCTGGTGATCGGTGCCGATGTCTTCAGCTCTCTGCTGGACCCCGAAGACGCAGTCAATCACGCCATCTTCGGTGACGGTGCCGGTGCCGTCGTTCTCAAGGCCGGCACCCCGGAAGAGCGGGGTCAGATCGTTGCTTCACGGCTACGTGCAGACGGTCAGGGCGAGCAAAAAATCTGGGTCCCGAACAGTGGCACCGACTCCCCGTACTTCCGGATGGACGGCCGCGACGTCTTCAAGGAAGCCGTGAAGAAGATGACCGAGGTCAGCCAGCAAACCGCAGTCGAGGCCGCTTGGAATCTCGCGGAGGTCGACTGGCTCGTTCCTCACCAGGCCAACCAGCGGATCCTCAACCAGGTTGCCCTGGCGTTGGGCGTGAACAACCGCTCGGTCATCACTCATCTCGACGAAGTCGGCAACACCTCCGCCGCATCCATCCCCCTGGCCATGGCACGCCATCACGAGCGATTCGCCTCCGGTGACAAGCTCCTCCTGACCGCCTTCGGTGGCGGCTATACCTGGGGTGCCGTTGCTCTGACCTGGCCCGAAGGCCTCCACGTTCCCTCCATCGCCCACATCACAGCAGCAAAGGACGACTGA
- a CDS encoding AvrD family protein, translated as MHTTTPTVDSILGPASDRYFGSRYAQVIPTIEHLDSWQSQNGRHTAKGTASIQISGLWSKKGARTAVPHLGTIDVLSLSLQATEAALARLARPVSWTVTLLEVRAPSQPVESGFEALPLALILDTTEDMARSEVVVGGFTVSIGLAPQELPEGGLNGTGSVYRDVFRSRVPELAPIDRVQDVIRTQVSVGVGTPGPTPTALDAAKARGLNLIDAFVTVLQLGQVLLYELDGLTRADSETLWMRTTRIVACTTTAPSTTATATLENPRIRTLRQGTWRLATITGALGEHFTVSCAVAHHIP; from the coding sequence ATGCACACCACGACGCCTACGGTGGATTCCATTCTGGGACCTGCCTCAGATCGATACTTCGGATCCCGCTACGCCCAGGTCATCCCCACCATTGAGCACCTGGACTCCTGGCAGAGCCAGAATGGCCGGCACACGGCCAAGGGAACGGCGTCGATTCAGATCAGCGGTCTCTGGTCCAAGAAGGGAGCCCGGACCGCGGTCCCGCACCTGGGAACCATCGACGTTCTCAGCCTCTCGTTGCAGGCCACCGAAGCCGCCCTGGCCCGGCTCGCCCGGCCTGTGAGCTGGACTGTCACCCTCTTGGAAGTGCGGGCACCCTCCCAACCGGTGGAATCAGGATTCGAGGCCCTGCCTCTGGCCCTCATCCTGGACACCACCGAGGACATGGCCCGCAGTGAAGTCGTTGTCGGAGGATTCACCGTCTCCATCGGCCTCGCACCCCAGGAACTGCCCGAGGGCGGCCTCAACGGCACCGGCAGCGTGTACCGGGACGTCTTCCGGTCTCGGGTCCCCGAGCTGGCTCCAATCGACCGGGTACAGGACGTCATCCGCACCCAGGTCAGCGTCGGCGTCGGCACCCCGGGACCTACTCCCACCGCCCTGGACGCGGCCAAAGCCCGGGGGCTCAACCTCATCGACGCCTTCGTCACGGTCCTCCAACTGGGTCAAGTACTCCTCTACGAACTCGACGGCCTCACCAGGGCCGACTCCGAAACCCTCTGGATGCGCACTACCCGCATTGTGGCTTGCACGACCACGGCTCCATCCACCACGGCGACCGCCACCTTGGAGAACCCCAGGATCCGAACCCTGCGCCAGGGAACCTGGCGCCTGGCGACCATCACGGGAGCACTTGGAGAGCACTTCACCGTCTCCTGCGCCGTCGCCCACCACATCCCCTGA
- a CDS encoding MBL fold metallo-hydrolase — MAVASERWYSPAQSRHITLGDLKISYVPDGYVELEPEGWYRTTTFPTRPPISEDGYLIGSVGSVVIHEADGLVVIDAGFGPLQLPRHRTHPSLGTMRGGLNPEYATLGDERIKALAITHAHEDHVGWIGAGQPDRLNPEQVFVGAPDAARLAHLTGTTNVGALHGGEQISDSVRAIHTPGHTAGHMSYMVESRGERALIFGDVFHSPVQFHDTTMGPWSDENPDQARRSRKLVAELLTEPHTIGVGYHFADIVFGTLTPEGWQPLHL; from the coding sequence ATGGCCGTCGCCTCAGAACGCTGGTACTCGCCCGCACAGTCACGGCACATCACCTTGGGGGACCTGAAGATCTCCTATGTCCCTGACGGGTATGTGGAGCTGGAGCCTGAAGGATGGTACCGAACGACGACGTTCCCCACCAGGCCTCCAATCTCCGAAGACGGTTACCTCATCGGGTCAGTCGGGAGCGTGGTCATTCACGAAGCGGATGGTCTCGTCGTGATCGATGCAGGCTTCGGCCCTCTTCAGTTGCCTCGCCACCGGACGCACCCCTCTCTGGGAACCATGAGAGGTGGGCTGAACCCCGAGTACGCAACGCTCGGTGACGAACGCATCAAAGCCTTGGCCATCACGCACGCCCACGAGGATCATGTCGGCTGGATCGGCGCCGGCCAGCCGGACCGGTTGAATCCCGAGCAGGTGTTCGTCGGCGCCCCCGACGCGGCCAGGCTGGCCCACCTCACCGGCACGACCAACGTCGGAGCCCTCCACGGCGGCGAACAGATCAGCGATTCCGTCCGAGCGATCCACACCCCAGGCCATACCGCCGGACACATGTCCTACATGGTCGAGTCGCGGGGAGAGCGGGCCCTGATCTTCGGGGACGTCTTCCACAGCCCAGTCCAGTTCCATGACACGACCATGGGCCCTTGGTCGGACGAGAACCCGGACCAAGCTCGTCGGTCCCGCAAGCTGGTCGCCGAGCTCCTGACCGAGCCCCATACGATCGGCGTCGGCTATCACTTCGCCGACATCGTCTTCGGCACGCTCACCCCGGAAGGCTGGCAGCCGCTGCACCTCTGA
- a CDS encoding helix-turn-helix transcriptional regulator translates to MSTNLPERRHDSAAVRRRWLGSFLRAKRESLKPSDVGLPTTERRRTPGLRREEVAVLASVGVTWYTWLEQGRDITVSTPILGAIAEALKLEGQELEHLYTLAGKALPELNSANGRVTETLSRLLGAVREVPAYIADRYWNVLAVNELGHYIFGLTPDSNCLVKFFTDEEYAAKYPFRETAATMMVAQFRQRAASFPSDTAFQLLADELKQESPEFAHLWDGHSMAQDPHLEVSYDHSALGRLFFDSVLLTPIDAGDLMLFMYIARPESAAAIERLS, encoded by the coding sequence GTGAGCACGAATTTGCCCGAACGTCGTCATGACTCTGCGGCGGTACGCCGTCGCTGGCTTGGCTCTTTCCTCCGGGCCAAACGCGAAAGCCTGAAGCCGTCCGACGTCGGACTGCCCACCACTGAGCGACGCAGAACCCCGGGTCTGCGTCGCGAAGAGGTCGCGGTCCTGGCCAGCGTAGGGGTCACCTGGTACACCTGGCTCGAGCAGGGCCGGGACATCACCGTTTCGACTCCGATCCTCGGGGCGATCGCCGAAGCCCTGAAGCTGGAGGGCCAGGAGCTCGAGCACCTCTACACCTTGGCAGGCAAGGCACTACCGGAGCTGAACAGCGCCAATGGCCGGGTCACCGAGACGCTCAGCCGCCTCCTGGGCGCTGTCCGCGAAGTCCCGGCGTATATCGCGGACCGCTACTGGAACGTGCTCGCGGTGAACGAACTCGGGCACTATATCTTCGGGCTGACCCCCGACAGCAACTGCCTGGTCAAGTTCTTCACGGACGAGGAGTACGCCGCGAAGTACCCGTTCCGGGAAACTGCGGCCACCATGATGGTCGCTCAGTTCCGGCAACGGGCCGCGTCCTTTCCGTCCGACACCGCTTTCCAGCTGCTGGCCGACGAACTCAAGCAGGAGTCGCCGGAGTTCGCCCACCTCTGGGACGGGCACAGCATGGCTCAGGACCCCCACCTTGAGGTCTCCTACGACCACAGCGCCTTGGGCCGCCTCTTCTTCGATTCAGTTCTTCTGACACCCATCGATGCCGGAGACCTCATGCTTTTCATGTACATCGCCCGCCCCGAATCGGCCGCCGCAATCGAAAGGCTCAGCTGA
- a CDS encoding alpha/beta fold hydrolase — protein sequence MQIYYLHHAGGLPCVPRNLRAALRTGDSTVTPLRFAGTGSTIEDFAHHAISDLVARTTVRATGPRVLYGHSMGGTVAYEICRQLGPAIDQLIDVVVLAATAPWWLPGVTRPRIAAPGPGIKGRSGQRLVTHLAAVDRYLPCDHDVPDVRVRVLYATRDPLVVPHAALKWESLGWEDLRFHAMESSSHLFHTEIVDDPEERRWESFIGELRSETSPESRRWLQ from the coding sequence ATGCAGATCTACTACCTGCACCACGCGGGAGGCTTGCCCTGCGTTCCCCGTAACCTCCGAGCAGCCCTGCGCACAGGCGACTCCACGGTCACGCCCCTTCGGTTCGCCGGCACGGGGTCCACCATCGAGGACTTCGCGCACCACGCCATCTCAGACCTTGTGGCCCGGACGACCGTCCGGGCCACAGGCCCGCGCGTTCTGTACGGGCACAGCATGGGCGGAACCGTAGCCTACGAGATCTGCCGCCAACTGGGGCCGGCTATCGACCAATTGATCGACGTCGTCGTTCTCGCAGCGACCGCTCCATGGTGGCTCCCCGGCGTGACCAGACCGCGTATCGCCGCACCGGGGCCGGGGATCAAGGGCAGAAGCGGGCAGCGCCTGGTCACCCATCTTGCCGCTGTCGACCGCTACCTGCCGTGCGACCACGACGTTCCGGACGTGCGGGTTAGAGTTCTCTACGCCACCCGGGACCCCCTGGTCGTGCCGCACGCGGCACTGAAATGGGAGTCCCTCGGCTGGGAGGATCTCCGTTTCCACGCGATGGAAAGTTCCTCCCACCTCTTCCACACCGAAATCGTCGACGATCCTGAGGAACGCCGTTGGGAGTCCTTCATCGGAGAACTCAGATCGGAGACGAGTCCAGAAAGCAGGCGCTGGCTGCAGTGA
- a CDS encoding MFS transporter: MSAPRLRHPGVTLALLAFAQLVIALDYNIVFVALPKISEGLAFTESALQWVVSGYAVVFGGFLMLGGRFADLFGRRRMFVTGMVLYAIASLAGGLATEPWLLIVARAGQGLGGALLAPATLSLVTTIFEEGRHRNRAMGLWAAAGSTGMVLGSLLGGVLAGALGWGSVFFVNVPLGLIGAGAAFFFLPADQPSTAKTRLDIPGAVTSTAGILAIVYGMVQAPEIGWAAPGTLLPLLAGIILLVLFVVIERRVASPLVPLALFSNAGLRTGTATTFVFMASFGALPFFITIYLQQIAHVDPLATGLIFMLPSACVLLGTMIGGRLSNIWSSRRILALAWSVGAVGTILTGIVMAARGPVLLGALPFAVLSLAQGVVFTVMYSVATAEIPAADQGVGSGIATSGQQIGGAVGLAVLVAAATAAGHTTVGALTLDFTTAGMAGIVVLLLLGLLIAASVRSSAQAAVEAPHEDRKATAVN; this comes from the coding sequence ATGAGCGCACCGCGCCTCCGGCATCCCGGAGTGACCCTGGCTCTGCTGGCCTTCGCCCAGCTCGTCATCGCACTCGACTACAACATCGTCTTCGTCGCACTGCCCAAGATCAGTGAAGGCCTGGCCTTCACTGAATCCGCCCTCCAGTGGGTTGTGAGTGGCTACGCCGTGGTCTTCGGCGGCTTCCTCATGCTCGGCGGCCGCTTCGCGGACCTCTTCGGGCGGCGCAGGATGTTCGTCACCGGCATGGTTCTGTACGCGATCGCTTCGCTCGCCGGCGGTCTCGCCACTGAACCATGGCTCCTGATCGTCGCCAGGGCCGGTCAAGGCCTCGGCGGGGCTCTGCTTGCCCCGGCCACCCTGTCCCTGGTCACCACGATCTTCGAAGAGGGCCGGCACCGCAATCGCGCCATGGGTCTGTGGGCCGCGGCCGGCAGCACCGGAATGGTCCTCGGCTCCCTCCTCGGCGGCGTCCTGGCCGGCGCTCTGGGCTGGGGCTCGGTATTCTTCGTCAACGTCCCGCTCGGCCTCATCGGGGCCGGCGCAGCGTTCTTCTTCCTGCCCGCCGACCAGCCCTCGACCGCGAAAACCCGCCTGGACATCCCCGGCGCGGTGACGTCCACCGCCGGCATCCTGGCCATCGTCTACGGCATGGTTCAAGCCCCGGAGATCGGCTGGGCGGCGCCCGGAACCCTCCTTCCGCTCCTCGCGGGAATCATCCTCCTGGTCCTGTTCGTCGTCATCGAACGAAGAGTCGCCTCACCTCTCGTTCCGCTGGCCCTCTTCAGCAACGCCGGACTGCGCACCGGCACCGCGACGACCTTCGTGTTCATGGCCTCATTCGGGGCGCTTCCGTTCTTCATCACCATCTACCTTCAGCAGATCGCCCATGTGGACCCTCTGGCCACCGGTCTGATCTTCATGCTCCCCTCGGCCTGTGTGCTGCTGGGCACGATGATCGGAGGGCGTCTGAGCAACATCTGGTCCAGCCGACGGATTCTCGCACTCGCCTGGAGTGTGGGCGCGGTCGGCACGATTCTGACGGGAATCGTCATGGCGGCCCGAGGGCCCGTCCTCCTCGGGGCACTTCCTTTCGCTGTCCTCAGCCTCGCCCAAGGCGTCGTGTTCACGGTGATGTACTCCGTAGCCACGGCCGAGATCCCTGCCGCCGACCAGGGCGTCGGCTCCGGCATCGCGACCTCGGGGCAGCAGATCGGAGGCGCGGTCGGCTTGGCAGTTCTCGTCGCGGCTGCGACAGCGGCCGGCCACACCACGGTGGGCGCACTCACCCTGGACTTCACGACGGCGGGCATGGCGGGGATCGTCGTCCTGCTTCTCCTCGGCCTCCTGATCGCGGCGTCCGTCCGCAGTTCGGCACAGGCCGCCGTCGAGGCACCGCACGAGGACCGTAAAGCGACCGCCGTCAACTGA
- a CDS encoding ATP/GTP-binding protein encodes MKNDLKLAISGTYSTGKSTTTEALSIATGIPRTHAMTSREILIDLIPGKTVMELNGMELIKLMMRRFEERVHNEAGEGPFISDGGVFHEWVYLEARMRIGINPGAPAWFQAVKKITGLPVKHFYKSYADVLGEVTRRRARGLYDAYVHLPVEFDMHADGHRPVSEPFRRLSDDLLIDTVSTMGKPFHIVGGSVEERLEKIIDLFDLPVAVPIEQAIAQARTNVAAATKILEDDARFHDAQRTKSFTRQLSYALRY; translated from the coding sequence ATGAAAAACGACCTCAAGCTCGCAATCTCCGGGACGTATTCCACCGGCAAGAGCACCACCACCGAGGCGCTGTCCATCGCAACGGGCATCCCGCGGACTCACGCCATGACATCACGGGAGATCCTGATCGACCTCATCCCCGGCAAGACCGTGATGGAGCTCAACGGCATGGAGCTGATCAAGCTGATGATGAGGCGATTCGAGGAGCGTGTTCACAACGAGGCCGGAGAGGGTCCCTTCATCTCCGACGGCGGCGTCTTCCACGAGTGGGTCTACCTCGAGGCGCGCATGCGGATCGGGATCAACCCGGGAGCGCCGGCCTGGTTTCAGGCGGTGAAAAAGATCACCGGCCTCCCGGTCAAGCACTTCTACAAGTCGTACGCCGACGTGCTCGGCGAAGTGACCCGCCGTCGCGCACGGGGTCTGTACGACGCTTACGTGCATCTGCCCGTCGAGTTCGACATGCATGCCGATGGTCATCGCCCCGTGTCCGAGCCCTTCCGCCGTCTCTCCGATGATCTGCTGATCGACACCGTCTCCACCATGGGCAAGCCCTTCCACATCGTCGGAGGTTCCGTTGAAGAACGGCTGGAGAAGATCATCGACCTCTTCGACCTGCCGGTGGCTGTGCCGATCGAACAGGCGATCGCCCAGGCCCGGACGAACGTCGCGGCGGCCACCAAGATCCTGGAGGACGACGCCCGGTTCCATGACGCACAGCGCACCAAATCGTTCACCCGGCAGCTCAGCTACGCCCTGCGTTACTGA
- a CDS encoding AAA family ATPase: MRIAITGSYGAGKTTLVKKLVANVGLHYQHVPEMSSPLWQAGKQATECSRDELIELLIRRLMDRAALEFDEPDVVSDGSLLHDWVFVRTMLMHGAHPPPDVHADTSWQIESIEPIRRALLTRMADLYDLVVHLPIEFPLAVENRPVSDKFRELSDRYLISELAHLSIPTLEVTGTLDERLAQCRGAIESTTH, translated from the coding sequence ATGAGAATTGCCATCACGGGTTCGTATGGTGCCGGAAAAACAACACTGGTCAAGAAATTGGTCGCCAATGTCGGGCTGCACTATCAACATGTTCCCGAAATGAGCTCCCCGCTGTGGCAGGCCGGCAAGCAGGCGACCGAATGCAGCCGGGACGAGCTCATCGAACTTCTGATCCGGCGCCTGATGGACCGGGCGGCCTTGGAGTTCGACGAGCCTGATGTCGTCTCGGACGGGTCTCTCCTGCACGACTGGGTGTTCGTGCGCACCATGCTGATGCACGGCGCACACCCCCCTCCTGACGTTCACGCAGACACCAGCTGGCAGATCGAATCCATCGAGCCGATCCGGCGAGCGCTTCTGACCCGGATGGCCGACCTTTACGACCTCGTCGTCCACCTCCCCATCGAGTTTCCGCTCGCGGTGGAGAACCGGCCGGTGTCCGACAAATTCCGGGAGCTCAGCGACCGCTACCTCATCTCGGAATTGGCGCACCTCTCCATCCCGACCCTGGAGGTCACCGGAACCCTCGATGAGCGCCTGGCACAGTGCCGGGGCGCCATCGAATCAACCACCCACTGA
- a CDS encoding amidohydrolase, producing MTLDLTAIYKDLHSNPELSFQETRTAGIVAGHLRELGFEVTEGVGRTGVVGVLANGVGPTVLLRADMDGLPVEEQTGLDYASTARGTDPDGNDVPVMHACGHDVHVTCLLGAAEVLAGSREEWSGTLVTVFQPAEEAGGGAAEMLRDGFLDRFPRPDVVLGQHVAPIPAGFIGLTPGPAMAAADSLSITLHGVGGHGSRPEATVDPVYLAANVINRLQGVVSREISALDTAVVTVGQVHAGTKNNIIPDKATLGLTVRSYREEVRSKVLESVERVAKAEAQASASPKEPTIEYFERFPVTVNDPTASERVATVLRGVLGEQRVLNPGPLSGSEDVGEFSTAADVPLVYWFLGGGEPSLAEIVAKTGRMPDDIPSNHSPFFAPVIDPTLDNGVKALVAAAREFLS from the coding sequence ATGACTCTGGATCTCACCGCCATATACAAGGACCTTCACAGCAACCCGGAACTCTCCTTCCAGGAGACCCGCACCGCCGGCATCGTCGCCGGGCACTTGCGTGAGCTCGGCTTCGAGGTGACGGAGGGCGTGGGCCGGACCGGCGTCGTCGGCGTCCTGGCCAACGGCGTCGGCCCCACCGTGCTGCTGCGCGCCGACATGGACGGCCTGCCCGTCGAGGAGCAGACCGGGCTCGACTACGCCAGCACCGCCCGCGGGACCGATCCGGACGGCAATGACGTCCCCGTCATGCACGCCTGCGGCCACGATGTGCACGTGACCTGCCTGCTCGGGGCGGCCGAAGTGCTGGCCGGCTCCCGCGAGGAGTGGTCGGGCACGCTCGTCACCGTGTTCCAGCCCGCCGAGGAAGCCGGTGGCGGCGCCGCGGAGATGCTCCGCGACGGTTTCCTGGACCGCTTCCCGCGTCCCGACGTGGTGCTGGGGCAGCACGTCGCGCCGATCCCGGCCGGCTTCATCGGCCTCACGCCCGGCCCGGCCATGGCCGCCGCGGACAGTCTGAGCATCACGCTGCACGGCGTGGGCGGTCACGGTTCGCGTCCCGAAGCGACGGTGGACCCCGTGTACCTCGCGGCCAATGTCATCAACCGCCTGCAGGGCGTGGTGTCCCGCGAGATCAGCGCCCTGGACACCGCCGTCGTGACGGTGGGCCAGGTCCACGCCGGGACCAAGAACAACATCATCCCGGACAAGGCGACCCTCGGACTGACGGTGCGCAGCTACCGCGAAGAGGTCCGTTCCAAGGTCCTGGAGAGCGTGGAGCGCGTGGCCAAGGCGGAGGCACAGGCCTCGGCCAGCCCGAAAGAACCCACGATCGAGTACTTCGAGCGCTTCCCCGTCACAGTCAACGACCCCACCGCGAGCGAGCGGGTCGCCACCGTGCTGCGGGGCGTGCTGGGCGAGCAGCGGGTGCTGAACCCGGGCCCGCTCTCCGGCAGCGAGGACGTCGGGGAGTTCTCCACGGCCGCGGACGTGCCGCTGGTCTACTGGTTCCTCGGCGGCGGCGAACCGTCCCTCGCGGAGATCGTCGCGAAGACCGGACGGATGCCCGACGACATCCCATCCAACCACTCGCCGTTCTTCGCCCCCGTCATCGACCCGACGCTGGACAACGGCGTGAAGGCCCTGGTGGCCGCCGCGCGGGAGTTCCTGAGCTAA
- a CDS encoding fumarylacetoacetate hydrolase family protein yields the protein MTLKFARFGSLGAEEPVVVVDDANGRTRHFSLLPLTQDIDSAFLSRDFVAETQLALDAGRLPAVAPSARIGAPVARPGTVVGIGLNYAAHAAESGLEPPASPVVFLKPANTVAGPYDEFPGLPGSEQLDWEVELGLVIGRHAHLLADEHEAQAAIAGYVLANDLSERSLQLGGAGGQWTKGKSLPGSTPLGPWLVPAVGADGMPFDVSSLPLATRVNGVECQRSTTADMVFRAAFLVHHVSQFMALEPGDVIITGTPEGVAMSGRFEYLKHGDVVEIEAPGLGAQRVVVG from the coding sequence ATGACCCTCAAGTTCGCCCGTTTCGGCTCCCTCGGGGCCGAGGAGCCCGTGGTGGTTGTCGATGACGCCAACGGCCGCACCCGGCATTTCAGCCTCCTGCCCCTGACGCAGGACATCGACTCCGCCTTCCTCTCCCGCGACTTCGTGGCCGAGACCCAGCTGGCCCTCGACGCCGGGCGGCTGCCCGCCGTCGCGCCGTCCGCCCGGATCGGCGCCCCGGTGGCCCGCCCCGGAACCGTGGTGGGCATCGGCCTGAACTACGCTGCCCACGCCGCCGAGTCCGGCCTGGAGCCGCCGGCGTCGCCGGTCGTGTTCCTCAAGCCCGCCAACACCGTCGCCGGACCCTACGACGAGTTCCCGGGCCTGCCCGGCAGCGAGCAGCTCGACTGGGAGGTGGAGCTCGGCCTGGTGATCGGCCGGCACGCGCACCTCCTGGCCGACGAGCACGAGGCGCAGGCCGCCATCGCCGGTTACGTCCTCGCCAACGACCTCTCCGAGCGCTCCCTCCAGCTGGGCGGCGCGGGCGGTCAGTGGACGAAGGGCAAGTCGCTGCCCGGCTCCACCCCGCTCGGCCCGTGGCTGGTCCCTGCCGTCGGGGCGGACGGCATGCCGTTCGACGTCTCCTCGCTCCCCCTCGCAACGCGCGTGAACGGCGTCGAGTGCCAGCGCTCGACGACGGCGGACATGGTCTTCCGCGCCGCGTTCCTGGTGCATCACGTCAGTCAGTTCATGGCCCTGGAGCCGGGCGACGTCATCATCACGGGCACCCCGGAAGGTGTCGCCATGTCCGGCCGGTTCGAATACCTCAAGCACGGTGACGTGGTCGAGATCGAGGCCCCGGGCCTCGGCGCCCAGCGCGTCGTCGTCGGCTGA
- a CDS encoding LacI family DNA-binding transcriptional regulator, whose translation MIEPLKKPRRAPGMVDVAALAGVSAQTVSRVLRGQTNVQDSTRDKVLAAVEQLGYRRNNAARALSSGRSRAFGIVQLQTGYYSRTAIISGVEAAAREAGYSLSAATSPSLDPAAIEEAMSVLADQGVEGIILALPLIHATRGIEELTQAIPTVSIDGSRTSATEVVAVDQTQAAQLATRHLLELGHRSVWHVSGPPEWHDAASRSAGWRQTLVSAGIVPPEELVGDWSPGSGHRLGLELGRRPEVTAVFVSSDEMAFGVIRALHELGRRVPEDISVVSVDNIPLAEYCSPPLTTVAQPFEEMARVAVDHLLRHISDPATLTVDSIEPRLIVRASTSAPR comes from the coding sequence GTGATCGAGCCTCTGAAGAAGCCCCGCAGGGCGCCGGGGATGGTCGACGTCGCGGCACTCGCCGGCGTCTCGGCCCAGACGGTCTCGCGGGTGCTCCGCGGGCAGACGAATGTGCAGGACAGCACGCGGGACAAGGTGCTGGCCGCCGTCGAGCAGCTCGGCTACCGCCGCAACAACGCCGCGCGCGCCCTGTCCTCGGGCCGCAGCCGGGCGTTCGGGATCGTTCAGCTCCAGACGGGCTACTACTCGCGGACGGCGATCATCTCGGGCGTCGAAGCCGCAGCGCGGGAGGCGGGCTATTCGCTCAGCGCCGCCACGAGCCCCTCCCTCGATCCGGCGGCCATCGAGGAGGCCATGTCGGTGCTCGCCGATCAGGGCGTCGAGGGCATCATCCTCGCCCTCCCGCTGATACATGCCACGCGCGGCATCGAAGAGCTGACGCAGGCGATCCCGACCGTCTCGATCGACGGCTCCCGGACCTCCGCCACCGAAGTCGTGGCCGTCGACCAGACTCAGGCAGCCCAGCTGGCCACCCGGCATCTGCTGGAGCTGGGGCACCGCTCGGTGTGGCACGTCTCGGGCCCGCCGGAGTGGCATGACGCCGCGAGCCGGAGTGCCGGCTGGCGGCAGACGCTGGTGTCCGCGGGTATCGTCCCGCCCGAGGAGCTGGTGGGAGACTGGTCGCCCGGGTCGGGCCATCGGCTCGGTCTGGAGCTGGGGCGCCGGCCCGAAGTGACGGCCGTCTTCGTCTCGAGCGATGAGATGGCCTTCGGTGTGATCAGGGCGCTGCACGAGCTCGGCCGACGCGTCCCGGAGGACATCTCCGTGGTGAGCGTGGACAATATTCCGCTGGCGGAATACTGTTCGCCACCCCTCACCACGGTCGCTCAGCCGTTCGAGGAGATGGCGAGGGTGGCGGTCGATCATCTGCTGCGCCACATCTCGGATCCGGCCACGCTCACGGTCGATTCGATCGAGCCGCGGCTGATCGTGCGGGCCTCCACGAGCGCCCCACGCTGA